The Prunus persica cultivar Lovell chromosome G7, Prunus_persica_NCBIv2, whole genome shotgun sequence genome has a segment encoding these proteins:
- the LOC18771034 gene encoding uncharacterized acetyltransferase At3g50280, whose product MTRIWHISTNTIRPTNHNDQLIHRIELTPWDLRLIQLDYIQKGLLFQKPAELEQSNSLIQHLQATLSQTLNIFYPLAGRLAVIENEDNTTCFSINCNSDGALFVHAAADGVKMADILDSVYVPDDIVNNLFSMKEAWNYEGISKPLLAAQVTELVDGIFIGCSINHTAADGTSFWHFFNTWSEISRLGGYDKIYKPHPVLGRQFYEGVIDLPIHLPSSYVNEIKSKQLIIGHGSSSDSLQRVVFHFPKEKVAWLKSKANAEMGTIDSNISISSLQALMAHLWRAITRGRHLNPDQEVAYRVAVGLRQRLNPRLPKEYLGNALLGVIVKCTAGELLEHGLGWAASQINKTIASLTAEEARKYMEDWVKAPTFLSNMLGEPTNVELVTGSSPRFNVYGNDFGWGSPVAVRSGIPERKLGKLTVFPGPEDGSIDFEACLLTETLRAMADDAEFMKAVLT is encoded by the coding sequence ATGACTCGGATTTGGCATATCTCCACAAACACCATCCGACCAACAAATCATAATGATCAGCTAATTCATAGAATTGAGTTAACTCCATGGGATTTGCGCCTAATCCAACTTGATTATATCCAAAAGGGGCTTCTCTTTCAAAAACCAGCAGAGTTAGAACAGAGCAACAGCTTGATTCAACACCTACAAGCCACTCTTTCCCAAACCTTGAACATCTTCTACCCGCTTGCCGGCCGCCTAGCTGTGATCGAAAATGAAGATAACACCACTTGTTTTTCCATCAACTGTAATAGCGATGGAGCCTTGTTTGTTCATGCAGCTGCTGACGGGGTCAAAATGGCTGATATCCTTGACTCTGTTTATGTTCCAGATGACATTGTTAACAACCTCTTCTCTATGAAGGAGGCTTGGAACTACGAAGGCATTTCGAAACCATTGCTTGCAGCACAAGTGACTGAGCTTGTTGATGGCATCTTTATTGGTTGCAGCATAAACCACACGGCTGCTGACGGTACCTCTTTCTGGCATTTCTTCAATACTTGGTCTGAAATATCTCGTCTTGGCGGTTAtgataaaatttataaacCTCATCCTGTTTTGGGCCGCCAATTTTATGAAGGGGTGATTGATCTCCCAATTCACCTACCCTCCTCCTATGTCAATGAAATCAAGAGCAAGCAGCTTATAATTGGACATGGTTCATCTTCAGATTCTTTACAAAGGGTAGTGTTTCATTTTCCCAAAGAAAAAGTTGCATGGCTCAAATCCAAGGCCAATGCTGAGATGGGCACCATTGACAGTAACATTAGCATCTCATCCCTTCAAGCACTCATGGCTCATCTTTGGCGGGCGATAACACGCGGCAGACATCTGAACCCAGATCAAGAGGTTGCTTATCGCGTTGCGGTGGGATTGAGGCAAAGATTGAATCCACGATTGCCAAAAGAGTACCTCGGGAATGCCCTTCTAGGCGTTATTGTCAAGTGCACTGCAGGGGAGCTGCTAGAACATGGGCTAGGCTGGGCGGCTTCCCAAATAAACAAGACAATTGCTTCCCTGACAGCTGAAGAAGCGAGGAAGTACATGGAGGATTGGGTAAAAGCTCCTACATTTCTTTCAAATATGCTGGGGGAACCAACAAATGTGGAATTGGTCACAGGAAGCTCGCCGCGGTTCAATGTGTATGGTAATGATTTTGGATGGGGAAGCCCGGTTGCTGTGCGAAGCGGAATTCCAGAGAGAAAGCTTGGGAAGCTGACAGTGTTTCCTGGGCCAGAAGATGGAAGTATTGATTTTGAAGCTTGCCTTTTGACTGAGACTCTTCGAGCTATGGCCGACGATGCAGAATTCATGAAGGCTGTGCTCACATGA
- the LOC18770410 gene encoding uncharacterized acetyltransferase At3g50280: protein MNQIRRISTCTIRPTSHKDQLPAQRIELTPWDLRLIQLDYIQKGLLFHKPVEKEANQSLIQHLKASLSHTLNIFYPLAGRLAVTEDEDNTTCFSINCNGDGALFVHASADGVEVSDILDSVYVPADIVSNLFSLNEVPNFEGISKPLLAVQVTELFDGFFIGCSINHMVVDGTSFWHFFNTWSEISRIGFDKISQPCPVFGRREYHDSLIDLPIHLPMSYDEIRSKHLIIGPSSYSLQTVVFHFPKEKLAELKAKANAEMVNNNISTLQALMAHLWLATTRCRHLNPNQEVTYLIAVGLRQKLKPPLPKEYFGNGVLGVNVKSSASELLHHGLGWAASQINKTIASLTAEEARKYLQGWEKAPIFLPKFSDPKMVGLLTGSSPRFNVYGNDFGWGRPVAVRSGAANNMDGKLTVFPGAEEGSVDFEACLLPETIQAMLDDAEFMEAAALA, encoded by the coding sequence ATGAATCAGATTCGGCGCATCTCGACGTGCACCATCCGACCAACAAGCCATAAAGATCAGCTACCAGCTCAGAGAATTGAGCTAACTCCATGGGACCTGCGACTCATCCAACTTGATTACATCCAAAAGGGACTTCTCTTCCACAAACCAGTGGAGAAAGAAGCAAACCAGAGTTTGATACAACACCTAAAAGCCTCTCTTTCCCACACCTTGAACATCTTCTACCCGCTTGCCGGCCGCCTAGCCGTGACTGAAGACGAAGATAATACCACTTGTTTTTCCATCAACTGTAATGGCGATGGAGCCTTGTTCGTCCATGCATCTGCCGATGGTGTCGAAGTGTCTGATATCCTTGACTCTGTTTATGTCCCTGCTGACATTGTCTCTAATCTCTTTTCCCTCAATGAGGTCCCGAACTTCGAAGGCATTTCCAAACCATTGCTTGCAGTACAAGTGACTGAGCTATTTGATGGCTTCTTTATTGGTTGCAGCATAAACCACATGGTTGTGGACGGTACCTCTTTTTGGCATTTCTTTAACACTTGGTCTGAAATTTCTCGTATTGGCTTTGATAAAATTTCTCAACCTTGCCCTGTTTTTGGCCGTCGTGAGTATCATGACAGCTTGATTGATCTCCCAATTCACCTACCCATGTCCTACGATGAAATCAGAAGTAAGCATCTTATAATCGGACCGTCCTCCTATTCGTTACAAACTGTAGTATTTCATTTTCCCAAAGAAAAACTAGCAGAGCTCAAAGCAAAGGCCAATGCTGAAATGGTCAACAATAACATCTCAACTCTTCAAGCACTCATGGCTCATCTTTGGCTAGCCACAACGCGTTGCAGACATCTCAATCCAAATCAAGAGGTTACTTATCTAATTGCGGTAGGATTGAGGCAAAAGTTGAAGCCACCATTGCCAAAAGAATACTTTGGAAATGGGGTCCTAGGCGTTAATGTAAAATCCAGTGCAAGTGAGCTGCTACACCATGGACTAGGCTGGGCCGCTTcgcaaataaacaaaacaatcgCTTCCCTGACAGCTGAAGAAGCGAGGAAGTACTTGCAGGGTTGGGAAAAAGCCCCTATATTTCTTCCAAAGTTCAGCGATCCAAAAATGGTGGGATTGCTCACAGGAAGCTCGCCGAGGTTCAATGTGTATGGCAATGATTTCGGGTGGGGGAGACCAGTTGCGGTGCGAAGCGGAGCTGCCAACAACATGGATGGGAAGTTGACTGTGTTTCCTGGGGCTGAAGAAGGCAGTGTAGATTTTGAAGCTTGCCTTTTGCCTGAGACTATACAAGCTATGTTGGACGATGCAGAGTTCATGGAGGCTGCAGCGCTGGCATGA